Proteins encoded within one genomic window of Candidatus Binataceae bacterium:
- a CDS encoding CoA transferase produces MGGALAGLKVVELGEMVSAPYGAKLMADMGAEVIKIERPGVGDRARTRGPFPGGQSHPEKSGLFLYLNTNKLGVTLDVARPEGFELFEQLIADADVLIHNVAPTDMDRIGLGFERLRRRNPRLVMTSITPFGLSGPKRNWRAEDLTLWSAGGICYINGGGPEHPEMPPLKTFGQQSGFQGGVHGAVATMGAVFAQMRDGEGQHVEVSIQETLVSMMELFFEYWPYMGMVASRLGQKPIQPLEVMECRDGYIFVCCVEEHQWRNFVELMGNPEWASEPLFADRLSRGVNWDALKVFLDEWVRQQSVLDLYRKAQARRIPFAPVSTMGDLLNSEHLKARGFFVEIAQPLAGKHKYPGAPLKYSRTPWEIRRPAPMLGQHNEEIFGARLGIAPARLEELRRAGVI; encoded by the coding sequence ATGGGAGGAGCGCTGGCAGGACTGAAAGTCGTCGAGCTGGGCGAGATGGTTTCCGCGCCGTACGGGGCCAAGTTGATGGCCGACATGGGTGCGGAAGTCATCAAGATCGAACGTCCCGGCGTCGGCGACCGCGCACGCACGCGCGGCCCGTTCCCGGGCGGCCAGAGCCATCCGGAGAAGAGCGGCCTCTTTCTCTATCTTAACACCAACAAGCTCGGCGTGACGCTCGATGTGGCGCGCCCCGAAGGCTTCGAGCTTTTCGAGCAGCTGATCGCAGACGCCGACGTCCTTATCCATAATGTCGCGCCGACCGACATGGACCGGATCGGGCTCGGCTTTGAGCGCCTGCGCCGGCGCAATCCGCGCCTGGTGATGACCTCGATCACGCCGTTCGGACTGAGCGGGCCCAAGCGCAACTGGCGCGCCGAGGACCTCACGCTGTGGAGCGCCGGCGGGATCTGTTACATCAACGGCGGCGGCCCCGAGCATCCGGAGATGCCGCCGCTCAAGACCTTCGGCCAGCAGTCCGGTTTCCAGGGCGGCGTGCACGGCGCGGTCGCAACGATGGGCGCGGTGTTCGCGCAGATGCGCGACGGCGAAGGGCAGCACGTCGAAGTTTCGATCCAGGAGACGCTGGTCTCGATGATGGAGCTGTTCTTCGAGTACTGGCCGTACATGGGAATGGTCGCCTCGCGGCTGGGGCAGAAGCCGATCCAGCCGCTGGAGGTGATGGAGTGCCGCGACGGCTACATCTTCGTCTGCTGCGTCGAAGAACATCAGTGGCGCAACTTCGTCGAGCTAATGGGTAATCCGGAATGGGCGAGCGAGCCGCTGTTCGCCGACCGTCTGAGCCGCGGCGTCAACTGGGACGCGCTCAAGGTGTTCCTCGACGAGTGGGTGCGCCAGCAGAGCGTGCTCGATCTTTATCGCAAGGCGCAGGCGCGCCGGATTCCGTTCGCGCCGGTCTCGACGATGGGCGATTTGCTCAACTCCGAACACTTAAAGGCGCGCGGCTTCTTCGTCGAGATAGCGCAGCCCCTCGCGGGCAAGCACAAGTATCCGGGTGCGCCGTTGAAGTACAGCCGCACGCCATGGGAGATTCGCCGCCCGGCGCCGATGCTCGGGCAGCACAACGAGGAGATCTTCGGCGCGCGGCTGGGAATCGCCCCGGCGCGACTGGAAGAGTTGCGCCGCGCGGGCGTTATCTGA